The following are from one region of the Flavimobilis soli genome:
- a CDS encoding M20/M25/M40 family metallo-hydrolase, protein MTSQHVPAAPSVVPQAEDEVVTICRELLRIDTSNYGDGSGPGERTAAEYVQGLLEEVGLETTFFESAPRRASVVARLEGADPTRPALVLHGHTDVVPAHAPDWTVDPFSGEEIDGMLWGRGAVDMKDMDAMILAVVRQMVREGRKPARDVVLAFFADEEAGGPLGAGWAVDNRPELFEGATEAISEVGGFSVELGGRRAYLLQTAEKGLGWLRLVADGRAGHGSQINPDNAVAHLAGAVARIAAHPWPLTLTPTVQALLRGVADLTGLRYDVEDPHVIDELVAALGSTSRFVGATLRNTATPTQLDAGYKANVVPGTATAVLDTRFLPAERDSMRAVLEDLAGPHVRIETIHEDIGLEAPITGALVDRMVDAVLAEDPGAVVLPYMLSAGTDNKSLARLGITGYGFAPLQLPPELDFAGMFHGVDERVPVSALRFGVRVLDRLLAQG, encoded by the coding sequence ATGACCTCCCAGCACGTCCCCGCCGCCCCCTCCGTCGTCCCTCAGGCCGAGGACGAGGTGGTGACGATCTGCCGTGAGCTGCTGCGCATCGACACGTCGAACTACGGCGACGGCTCGGGGCCTGGCGAGCGCACGGCGGCCGAGTACGTCCAGGGGCTCCTCGAGGAGGTCGGCCTCGAGACGACGTTCTTCGAGTCCGCACCCCGGCGGGCGAGCGTCGTCGCGCGCCTCGAGGGCGCCGACCCCACGCGCCCCGCGCTCGTGCTGCACGGCCACACCGACGTCGTGCCCGCGCACGCGCCCGACTGGACGGTCGACCCGTTCTCGGGGGAGGAGATCGACGGCATGCTGTGGGGTCGCGGCGCCGTCGACATGAAGGACATGGACGCGATGATCCTCGCGGTCGTGCGACAGATGGTGCGCGAGGGACGCAAGCCTGCGCGTGACGTCGTGCTCGCGTTCTTCGCGGACGAGGAGGCGGGCGGCCCGTTGGGCGCGGGGTGGGCGGTCGACAACCGCCCCGAGCTGTTCGAGGGGGCGACCGAGGCGATCAGCGAGGTCGGCGGTTTCTCGGTCGAGCTCGGCGGACGGCGCGCGTACCTCCTGCAGACCGCCGAGAAGGGGCTCGGCTGGCTGCGGCTCGTCGCAGACGGTCGCGCCGGGCACGGCTCGCAGATCAACCCCGACAACGCCGTCGCGCACCTCGCCGGCGCCGTCGCACGGATCGCGGCGCACCCGTGGCCGCTCACGCTCACGCCTACCGTCCAGGCGCTCCTGCGCGGCGTCGCCGACCTCACGGGCCTGCGCTACGACGTCGAAGACCCGCACGTGATCGACGAGCTCGTCGCGGCCCTCGGTTCGACGAGCCGCTTCGTGGGCGCGACGCTGCGCAACACCGCGACCCCGACCCAGCTCGACGCCGGGTACAAGGCCAACGTCGTGCCGGGCACCGCGACCGCGGTGCTCGACACGCGCTTCCTCCCTGCTGAGCGGGACTCGATGCGGGCCGTCCTCGAGGACCTCGCCGGCCCGCACGTGCGGATCGAGACGATCCACGAGGACATCGGCCTCGAGGCGCCGATCACCGGCGCGCTCGTGGACCGCATGGTCGACGCAGTCCTCGCCGAGGACCCGGGCGCCGTCGTGCTGCCCTACATGCTCTCCGCCGGCACCGACAACAAGTCGCTCGCGCGCCTCGGCATCACGGGCTACGGCTTCGCGCCGCTGCAGCTGCCGCCCGAGCTCGACTTCGCGGGGATGTTCCACGGCGTCGACGAGCGTGTGCCCGTCAGCGCCCTGCGCTTCGGCGTCCGGGTCCTCGACCGGCTGCTCGCCCAGGGCTGA
- a CDS encoding M3 family metallopeptidase, with protein sequence MTAPSLDPDNPFAAPSSLPYGLPDFARTRVEHIAAAVRVGIAQEVAEVEAIAAETTPATVENVLDALEATGDLLDRALTVMSTLLDADPSPELEDLEDELTAELSAHDDAMAMHAGVHVRLVELGDRVARGEVEIDAAGRRLLDERLRDVRRSGADLPTEQRDELRRINARLAELESAFSRAVVAASNAAGVRVSDPARLVGLTEDEVASARAAAEDAGLEGYLLELGSPTQQEVQARLADRGLREEVHRAATTRGASGQHDTRPLVVEIARLRSRRAALLGFRDHATYVTQVVTAGTPDRVRELLAPLVPRAVANAQTELEAVQEVLDAADGPVAPWDVTWATQRLRLARYAIDDAVLRPYLELDRVLEHGVFAAATALYGLTFHARPDLQGYHPEVRVWEVKHDDGTGLGLFLGDFLARPTKQGGAWCTTLVDQSHLTGARPVVLTVLNVARPAPGQPTLMTWDDVVTAFHEAGHALHALLSDVRRPSQSGTEVPQDVVEVPSQVNETWAWDPALLRRYAVHHASGVPLPDDMIDRLRRAQQHGQGVATTEMLAATFLDLAWHSMTESELEAALPGGARDVERFEQAALAAVGLDVPCVPPRYRSTYFAHVFGGGYDAAYYAYLWSEVLGADLVEWFHENGGLGRETGEVFRRELLAVGGCVEPMVAFERLRGRPASPAALLARRGLA encoded by the coding sequence GTGACAGCGCCGAGCCTCGACCCTGACAACCCGTTCGCGGCTCCGTCGAGCCTGCCGTACGGCCTGCCCGACTTCGCGCGCACCCGCGTCGAGCACATCGCTGCCGCGGTGCGCGTCGGCATCGCCCAGGAGGTCGCCGAGGTCGAGGCGATCGCCGCCGAGACGACGCCCGCGACGGTCGAGAACGTGCTCGACGCCCTCGAGGCGACGGGCGACCTGCTCGACCGGGCGCTCACCGTCATGTCGACGCTCCTCGACGCGGACCCGAGCCCGGAGCTCGAAGACCTCGAGGACGAGCTCACCGCCGAGCTCTCCGCGCACGACGACGCGATGGCGATGCACGCGGGCGTCCACGTGCGGCTCGTCGAGCTCGGCGACCGCGTGGCGCGGGGCGAGGTCGAGATCGACGCGGCAGGACGGCGGCTGCTCGACGAGCGGTTGCGCGACGTCCGACGGTCCGGCGCGGACCTGCCGACCGAGCAGCGCGACGAGCTCCGACGCATCAACGCGCGGCTCGCCGAGCTCGAGTCGGCGTTCTCGCGGGCGGTCGTCGCGGCGTCGAACGCCGCCGGCGTGCGCGTCTCGGACCCGGCCCGGCTCGTCGGCCTGACCGAGGACGAGGTTGCGTCCGCCCGCGCCGCGGCCGAGGACGCGGGTCTTGAGGGCTACCTCCTCGAGCTCGGCTCGCCGACGCAGCAGGAGGTGCAGGCGAGGCTCGCGGACCGCGGGCTTCGCGAGGAGGTGCACCGCGCCGCGACGACCCGCGGCGCCTCGGGTCAGCACGACACCCGCCCGCTCGTCGTCGAGATCGCACGGTTGCGCTCCCGCCGGGCCGCGCTGCTCGGGTTCCGTGACCACGCGACGTACGTCACGCAGGTCGTGACGGCCGGCACGCCGGACCGCGTCCGGGAGCTGCTCGCCCCGCTCGTCCCCCGTGCGGTCGCGAACGCCCAGACCGAGCTCGAGGCCGTGCAGGAGGTGCTCGATGCCGCCGACGGCCCCGTCGCGCCGTGGGACGTCACGTGGGCGACCCAACGGCTGCGGCTCGCGCGGTACGCGATCGACGACGCCGTGCTGCGTCCTTACCTCGAGCTCGACCGCGTCCTCGAGCACGGCGTGTTCGCGGCGGCGACCGCGCTCTACGGCCTCACGTTCCACGCGCGCCCCGACCTGCAGGGCTACCACCCCGAGGTGCGCGTCTGGGAGGTGAAGCACGACGACGGGACCGGGCTCGGGCTGTTCCTCGGCGACTTCCTCGCGCGCCCGACCAAGCAGGGCGGCGCGTGGTGCACGACCCTCGTCGACCAGTCGCACCTGACAGGCGCGCGACCGGTCGTCCTCACCGTGCTCAACGTCGCCCGGCCTGCGCCCGGCCAGCCGACGCTCATGACCTGGGACGACGTCGTCACGGCGTTCCACGAGGCGGGGCACGCGCTCCACGCGCTGCTCTCCGACGTGCGCCGCCCGTCGCAGTCCGGGACGGAGGTGCCGCAGGACGTCGTGGAGGTTCCCTCGCAGGTCAACGAGACGTGGGCGTGGGACCCGGCGCTGCTGCGCCGCTATGCGGTGCACCACGCGAGCGGCGTGCCGCTCCCGGACGACATGATCGACCGGCTGCGCCGCGCGCAGCAGCACGGTCAGGGCGTCGCGACGACGGAGATGCTCGCTGCGACGTTCCTCGATCTCGCCTGGCACTCGATGACGGAGAGCGAGCTCGAGGCGGCGCTCCCGGGCGGGGCGCGCGACGTCGAGCGGTTCGAGCAGGCAGCGCTCGCCGCCGTCGGCCTCGACGTGCCGTGCGTGCCGCCGCGCTACCGCTCGACGTACTTCGCGCACGTCTTCGGCGGTGGCTACGACGCGGCCTACTACGCCTACCTCTGGTCCGAGGTGCTCGGTGCGGACCTCGTCGAGTGGTTCCACGAGAACGGCGGGCTGGGCCGCGAGACGGGAGAGGTCTTCCGACGCGAGCTCCTCGCCGTCGGGGGCTGCGTCGAACCGATGGTCGCGTTCGAGCGGCTCCGCGGGCGACCCGCGTCGCCGGCCGCGCTGCTCGCCCGGCGCGGCCTCGCCTGA
- a CDS encoding GAF domain-containing SpoIIE family protein phosphatase, with protein sequence MMTDERSLREPTEAGAPRVLADEELDRIAAIAASVSGADAGVVALETPAGYALPGLYGLRESLATTREVTVEAAMTDAVVRTAAPQVVNDAEADENLARRGWAQYWGFRSYAGVPVRDVHGHVVGALSIMSREPRDFDNTTVARLTELAAVCSARVVAREILERLSTAERSASTVDRINRVLLTFSEGLGATATAQDVARVVTELASAQLDTAYSAVVVQVDGRFDAVEGSHLPEDLPMEYSELQPAADHPGPHSVADGQARFYPTRAELVQEYPHLSGHTSANVDGEVYLPFRVERADDAPLDGWLWLGWSDEHVTTPQTQRMKRAVTTYVARALERAELLAARAAVAYTLQSALLTKLPEVPGLELAARYIPASRGEQAGGDWYDAIHVHGATTLIIGDVVGHNIAAAAQMGNLRSMLRGFVADALEAPSRLLNRLDDANLRLSTRTMATAAVAQVTPPFVEGGPARVVWSSAGHLSPVVVGPEGDVKVLDGRSDLMLGVAPGATRADHEHVLEHGATMLLFTDGLVERRGRPMASSLLQLAEILSDLAQAPLEHLVADMVERMGAASERDDVAVLAVRLV encoded by the coding sequence ATGATGACCGACGAGCGGAGCCTCCGCGAGCCGACGGAGGCCGGTGCCCCCAGGGTGCTCGCCGACGAAGAGCTCGACCGCATCGCGGCGATCGCTGCTTCCGTCTCGGGTGCGGACGCGGGCGTCGTGGCGCTCGAGACCCCTGCTGGCTATGCGCTCCCTGGCCTCTACGGCCTGAGGGAGTCGCTCGCCACGACGCGCGAGGTCACCGTCGAGGCCGCGATGACCGACGCCGTGGTGCGCACCGCCGCACCCCAGGTCGTCAACGACGCCGAGGCCGACGAGAACCTGGCGCGACGCGGGTGGGCCCAGTACTGGGGCTTCCGCTCGTACGCCGGGGTCCCGGTGCGTGACGTCCACGGGCACGTCGTCGGCGCGTTGAGCATCATGTCGCGCGAGCCGCGCGACTTCGACAACACGACGGTCGCCCGCCTCACCGAGCTTGCCGCCGTCTGCTCCGCCCGCGTCGTCGCGCGCGAGATCCTCGAGCGCCTCAGCACGGCCGAGCGCAGCGCGAGCACGGTCGACCGCATCAACCGCGTGCTCCTCACCTTCAGCGAGGGGCTCGGTGCGACCGCGACGGCCCAGGACGTCGCGCGGGTCGTGACCGAGCTCGCGAGCGCGCAGCTCGACACCGCGTACAGCGCGGTGGTCGTCCAGGTCGACGGCCGCTTCGACGCTGTCGAGGGCTCGCACCTCCCCGAGGACCTCCCGATGGAGTACTCGGAGCTGCAGCCTGCGGCGGACCACCCGGGTCCGCACTCCGTGGCGGACGGCCAGGCGCGCTTCTACCCGACGCGCGCCGAGCTCGTCCAGGAGTACCCGCACCTGTCGGGGCACACGTCCGCGAACGTGGACGGCGAGGTCTACCTGCCGTTCCGTGTCGAGCGGGCCGACGACGCGCCGCTCGACGGGTGGCTGTGGCTCGGTTGGTCGGACGAGCACGTCACGACGCCGCAGACCCAGCGCATGAAGCGCGCGGTGACGACGTACGTCGCACGCGCGCTCGAGCGTGCCGAGCTGCTCGCTGCCCGCGCTGCCGTCGCCTACACGCTCCAGTCCGCGCTGCTCACGAAGCTGCCCGAGGTCCCCGGCCTCGAGCTCGCCGCGCGGTACATCCCTGCGAGCCGCGGCGAGCAGGCCGGCGGTGACTGGTACGACGCGATCCACGTGCACGGCGCGACGACGCTGATCATCGGCGACGTCGTCGGGCACAACATCGCTGCAGCCGCCCAGATGGGCAACCTGCGGTCCATGCTGCGCGGTTTCGTCGCCGACGCGCTCGAGGCGCCGTCGCGGCTGCTCAACCGGCTCGACGACGCGAACCTCCGCCTGTCGACGCGAACGATGGCGACCGCCGCCGTCGCGCAGGTCACGCCGCCCTTCGTCGAGGGCGGCCCCGCCCGCGTCGTGTGGTCGAGCGCCGGGCACCTCTCGCCCGTCGTCGTCGGGCCCGAGGGCGACGTCAAGGTGCTCGACGGCCGCTCCGACCTGATGCTCGGCGTCGCGCCGGGTGCGACGCGCGCCGACCACGAGCACGTCCTCGAGCACGGGGCGACGATGCTGCTGTTCACCGACGGTCTCGTCGAGCGACGCGGCCGCCCGATGGCGAGCTCGCTCCTGCAGCTCGCGGAGATCTTGTCCGACCTCGCGCAGGCGCCGCTCGAGCACCTCGTCGCGGACATGGTCGAGCGCATGGGCGCGGCGAGCGAGCGCGACGACGTCGCCGTCCTGGCGGTCCGGCTCGTCTGA
- a CDS encoding ADP-ribosylglycohydrolase family protein, which translates to MRVLGSKVAARLRRRRRDVGDDALPVIAEPVSDPDDGGLVDLEPGPVPDDAGPVDLAPPPPVPAPTEAQLRRAVGAVVAASAGDALGAGYVGSGPLGPTAPVTMIASSGEEPGEWSGATELATPVLEVLARGGDVLDSREQDTIVMSWLDVLHGGQPLDPATTAVLRLVSEQLERSPGLPAAQCARRNARRRHERERGPVTSACIVPAAAAALGFLGPEDAPRLTRAVKMLVTTLHGSPEALAPAMLWAHSVRSVILDGPAPLDDSLTHVPGHLRRRWEDHVAEAASASPTLFENDGLAVEAVQVAWAAIVSTANDRGGTHLERALVAAVRAGGDTATTGWVTGALAGAHYGASALPDDWGDLIHGRLGRSGADLARLAKQAVLASHERAVSRLAGLDQAEAEGGEAG; encoded by the coding sequence GTGAGGGTGCTGGGATCGAAGGTCGCGGCCCGCCTGCGTCGCAGGCGACGCGACGTGGGCGACGACGCGCTCCCGGTGATCGCCGAACCTGTCTCGGACCCGGACGACGGCGGTCTCGTCGATCTCGAGCCGGGACCGGTGCCGGACGACGCCGGCCCGGTCGACCTCGCACCGCCGCCGCCCGTGCCTGCGCCGACAGAGGCACAGCTGCGGCGTGCTGTCGGAGCCGTCGTCGCGGCGTCGGCCGGTGACGCGCTCGGCGCGGGGTACGTCGGCAGCGGACCGCTCGGGCCGACCGCCCCTGTGACGATGATCGCGTCGTCCGGCGAGGAGCCGGGGGAGTGGAGCGGGGCGACGGAGCTCGCGACCCCCGTCCTCGAGGTGCTCGCGCGCGGCGGTGACGTCCTCGACAGCCGCGAGCAGGACACGATCGTCATGTCGTGGCTCGACGTGCTGCACGGCGGCCAGCCGCTCGACCCTGCGACGACGGCCGTGCTGCGTCTCGTCTCAGAACAGCTCGAGAGGTCGCCCGGGCTGCCTGCCGCGCAGTGCGCCCGACGCAACGCGCGGCGTCGGCACGAGCGCGAGCGCGGACCCGTCACGAGCGCCTGCATCGTGCCTGCTGCGGCCGCGGCGCTCGGCTTCCTCGGGCCCGAGGACGCGCCCCGCCTCACGCGGGCGGTCAAGATGCTGGTCACGACTCTCCACGGCAGCCCGGAGGCCCTCGCTCCCGCGATGCTGTGGGCGCACTCGGTCCGATCGGTGATCCTCGACGGCCCGGCCCCGCTCGACGACAGCCTCACGCACGTGCCTGGGCACCTGCGCAGGCGCTGGGAGGACCACGTCGCGGAGGCGGCGAGCGCGTCGCCGACCTTGTTCGAGAACGACGGTCTCGCGGTCGAGGCCGTCCAGGTCGCGTGGGCGGCGATCGTGTCGACGGCGAACGACCGGGGCGGCACGCACCTCGAGCGGGCGCTCGTGGCAGCGGTCCGGGCCGGCGGCGACACGGCGACGACGGGCTGGGTCACGGGCGCGCTCGCCGGGGCGCACTACGGCGCGTCGGCGCTGCCGGACGACTGGGGGGACCTGATCCACGGCCGGCTGGGGCGCAGCGGCGCCGACCTGGCGAGGCTTGCGAAGCAGGCCGTGCTCGCAAGCCACGAGCGCGCGGTGTCGCGCCTCGCGGGCCTCGACCAGGCCGAGGCGGAGGGCGGGGAAGCCGGGTGA
- a CDS encoding spore germination protein GerW family protein — MANDDEVTPAVEAASDALTVRRAFGEPYQVDGATVIPVAKVLGGGGQGHGHGGGSAPDRPRRGSTATNDGASTARSAEASGGGGGFGVRVRPVGAYVVSGGAVTWRPALDLNRVILAGQVTSVVVALAAIAALRARRR, encoded by the coding sequence ATGGCGAACGACGACGAGGTGACCCCTGCGGTGGAGGCGGCGAGTGACGCGCTCACGGTCCGCCGCGCGTTCGGCGAGCCGTACCAGGTCGACGGCGCGACCGTGATTCCTGTCGCGAAGGTTCTCGGCGGTGGCGGGCAAGGACACGGGCACGGCGGCGGCTCCGCGCCAGACCGCCCTCGCAGAGGCTCGACGGCCACCAACGACGGCGCGAGCACGGCCCGCTCGGCGGAAGCCTCCGGCGGCGGGGGCGGCTTCGGCGTCCGCGTCCGTCCCGTCGGTGCGTACGTCGTCAGCGGGGGCGCGGTCACGTGGCGCCCCGCCCTCGACCTCAACCGTGTGATCCTCGCCGGACAGGTGACGTCCGTCGTCGTGGCGCTCGCGGCGATCGCCGCCCTGCGCGCCCGCCGTCGGTGA
- a CDS encoding calcium-binding protein, whose translation MTARQHKVAAGVVALMTASASALLALPAQAATPTAAKVPTCHGLPATIVGTSGDDEIVGTAGSDIIVGLAGDDEIDGRGGNDVICGNSGDDEIEGGAGNDTIFGGAGHDEIDGESGKDKLYGGSGWDEIDGGRGADKIWGGAGNDQIEGGSGNDRISGGSGSDHLEGEAGKDKIWGKSGQDLIEGGLGADRLSGGKGKDTVYRRHAPDRVEDRWERAHGFDD comes from the coding sequence ATGACAGCTCGCCAGCACAAGGTCGCAGCAGGAGTCGTCGCGCTCATGACGGCGTCAGCGTCCGCGCTCCTCGCCCTCCCGGCGCAGGCCGCGACACCGACCGCCGCGAAGGTGCCCACCTGCCACGGGCTGCCCGCAACGATCGTCGGCACGTCCGGCGACGACGAGATCGTCGGGACCGCGGGAAGCGACATCATCGTCGGGCTCGCCGGCGACGACGAGATCGACGGCCGCGGCGGCAACGATGTCATCTGCGGCAACAGCGGCGACGACGAGATCGAGGGCGGCGCCGGCAACGACACCATCTTCGGCGGCGCCGGCCACGACGAGATCGACGGGGAGTCCGGCAAGGACAAGCTCTACGGCGGCTCCGGCTGGGACGAGATCGACGGCGGCCGCGGTGCCGACAAGATCTGGGGCGGCGCTGGCAACGACCAGATCGAGGGTGGCTCCGGCAACGACCGCATCTCCGGCGGCTCCGGGTCGGACCACCTCGAGGGTGAGGCGGGCAAGGACAAGATCTGGGGCAAGAGCGGCCAGGACCTCATCGAGGGTGGGCTCGGCGCTGACCGCCTGTCCGGCGGCAAGGGCAAGGACACGGTCTACCGGCGCCACGCCCCGGACCGCGTCGAGGACCGCTGGGAGCGTGCGCACGGCTTCGACGACTGA
- a CDS encoding error-prone DNA polymerase: MTEHVPYAELHAHSAFSFLDGASQPEELVAEAVRLGLDALALTDHDGLYGVVRFAEAARRAGLPTVFGAELHLPTTEDLLRGSDVPEEPTGTPDPRATHLLVLARGPRGYRSLSAAIADAHLAGGRKGVPRFDLEDLAARADGDWLVLTGCRKGAVRQALRGEDCPQPAHAPAPVPRRRRAQPCPVHGTEPCTTARTRDARRELDRLVDLFGAGNVAVEITDVGDPYDGERNDALAELAAAVGVPLVATGNVHHARPQDGELAAALAAVRARRSLDDMDGWLPGAATAHLRSGAEMLARHRAHPEAVATAARLAAECAFDLHLVAPSLPPYPVPEGHDEGSWLRELVQVGARERYGPPEDEKVAGAWAQIHHELDIIETLGFPGYFLIVYDIVEFCRRNGILAQGRGSAANSAVCYALGITAVDAVRHGLLFERFLAPERDGPPDIDVDIESARREEVIQHVYERFDRRHAAQVANVISYRPKSAVRDAARALGYDVGQQDAWSKGIERWGTLRGTEPDSPWWTISRAGAVAAQPAPEPAPEPVAGSRMSEDGRDVVPEHRPPSVQEEGKVPEAVIDLAEKMLRLPRHLGIHSGGMVLCDRPVVEVCPVEWARMPGRTVLQWDKDDCADAGLVKFDLLGLGMLTALRIAFEHVREHEGVELTLHGLPPDDPGVYDLLCAADTIGVFQVESRAQMATLPRLQPRTFYDIVIEVALIRPGPIQGQSVHPYIDRARGRQPVTYLHPRLEKSLAKTLGVPLFQEQLMQMAIDVADFTPAEADQLRRAMGSKRSTERMEALHARLIDGMEANGVATDVAEQIYDKLKGFADFGFPESHAYSFAYLVYASAWLKVHHPAAFYAGLLAAQPMGFYSPQSLVADARRHGVTVLRPDVQLSGVQPVLEPLPDGDSTARPRRDLAVRLGLGGVRGVRENVAERIVAARADGPFHSLRDLARRVDLTVAHLEALATAGALDCFTGARRPALWAAAALAQEGPDTLPGVSVGVEAPTLPGMDDVETSVADVWATGISPESYPTQFVREGLDAAGVLTVAEATVHEAERRVAVAGVVTHRQRPGTARGVTFLSLEDETGLLNVVCSPGLWSRFRQVARTSAALVVRGRLERADGATNLVAEHLAPLSLQVPTRSRDFQ; encoded by the coding sequence ATGACTGAGCACGTGCCCTACGCCGAGCTGCACGCCCACTCGGCGTTCAGCTTCCTCGACGGGGCGAGCCAGCCCGAGGAGCTCGTCGCCGAGGCGGTCCGGCTCGGCCTCGACGCGCTCGCTCTGACCGACCACGACGGGCTCTACGGCGTCGTCCGCTTCGCCGAGGCCGCGCGCCGCGCCGGCCTGCCCACCGTGTTCGGCGCCGAGCTGCACCTGCCCACGACCGAGGACCTGCTGCGCGGCAGCGACGTCCCCGAGGAACCGACCGGCACCCCGGACCCGCGTGCGACCCACCTGCTCGTGCTCGCCCGCGGGCCGCGCGGCTACCGCTCCCTGTCCGCCGCGATCGCCGACGCGCACCTCGCCGGGGGTCGCAAGGGCGTGCCCCGCTTCGACCTCGAGGATCTCGCCGCGCGCGCCGACGGCGACTGGCTCGTGCTCACCGGGTGCCGCAAGGGCGCCGTGCGCCAGGCGCTGCGCGGCGAGGACTGCCCGCAGCCGGCGCACGCGCCAGCGCCCGTGCCGCGCAGGCGGCGCGCCCAGCCGTGCCCCGTGCACGGGACAGAACCCTGCACGACAGCCCGCACCCGCGACGCCCGCCGCGAGCTCGACCGGCTCGTCGACCTCTTCGGGGCCGGCAACGTCGCAGTCGAGATCACTGACGTCGGCGACCCGTACGACGGGGAGCGCAACGACGCGCTCGCCGAGCTCGCCGCTGCCGTGGGCGTGCCGCTCGTCGCGACGGGCAACGTCCACCACGCCCGCCCGCAGGACGGAGAGCTCGCCGCAGCGCTCGCCGCCGTCCGCGCCCGCCGCTCGCTCGACGACATGGACGGCTGGCTCCCTGGCGCCGCGACCGCCCACCTCAGGTCCGGCGCCGAGATGCTCGCCCGGCACAGGGCTCACCCCGAGGCCGTCGCCACCGCCGCACGGCTCGCCGCCGAGTGCGCGTTCGACCTGCACCTCGTCGCGCCCAGCCTGCCGCCCTACCCGGTTCCCGAGGGCCACGACGAGGGGTCCTGGCTGCGCGAGCTCGTCCAGGTCGGCGCGCGGGAGCGGTACGGGCCGCCCGAGGACGAGAAGGTCGCGGGCGCGTGGGCGCAGATCCACCACGAGCTCGACATCATCGAGACGCTGGGCTTCCCCGGCTACTTCCTCATCGTCTACGACATCGTCGAGTTCTGTCGGCGCAACGGCATCCTCGCCCAGGGACGCGGCTCGGCCGCCAACTCGGCCGTCTGCTACGCCCTCGGCATCACCGCGGTCGACGCGGTGCGCCACGGGCTGCTCTTCGAGCGCTTCCTCGCGCCCGAACGCGACGGGCCGCCCGACATCGACGTCGACATCGAGTCCGCGCGTCGCGAGGAGGTCATCCAGCACGTCTACGAGAGGTTCGACCGCCGGCACGCCGCCCAGGTCGCGAACGTCATCTCCTACCGGCCCAAGTCCGCCGTGCGCGACGCCGCTCGCGCCCTCGGGTACGACGTCGGGCAGCAGGACGCCTGGAGCAAGGGGATCGAGCGGTGGGGCACCCTGCGCGGCACCGAGCCCGACAGCCCCTGGTGGACGATCTCCCGCGCCGGGGCTGTCGCCGCCCAGCCCGCCCCCGAGCCCGCCCCCGAGCCCGTCGCCGGGTCCCGGATGAGCGAGGACGGACGCGACGTCGTGCCCGAGCACCGCCCGCCGTCCGTGCAGGAGGAGGGGAAGGTCCCCGAGGCCGTCATCGACCTCGCGGAGAAGATGCTGCGCCTGCCGCGGCACCTCGGCATCCATTCCGGAGGCATGGTCCTGTGCGACCGGCCCGTCGTCGAGGTGTGCCCCGTCGAGTGGGCCCGCATGCCTGGGCGGACCGTGCTGCAGTGGGACAAGGACGACTGCGCCGACGCCGGCCTCGTGAAGTTCGACCTCCTCGGCCTCGGCATGCTCACCGCGCTGCGCATCGCCTTCGAGCACGTCCGCGAGCACGAGGGTGTCGAGCTCACGCTCCACGGCCTGCCCCCCGACGACCCAGGCGTGTACGACCTGCTGTGCGCCGCCGACACGATCGGCGTGTTCCAGGTCGAGTCGCGCGCCCAGATGGCGACCCTCCCGCGGCTGCAGCCACGCACCTTCTACGACATCGTGATCGAGGTCGCGCTCATCCGCCCCGGACCGATCCAGGGCCAGTCCGTGCACCCCTACATCGACCGCGCTCGCGGCCGGCAGCCCGTCACGTACCTCCACCCGCGGCTCGAGAAGTCGCTCGCCAAGACGCTCGGCGTGCCCCTGTTCCAGGAGCAGCTCATGCAGATGGCGATCGACGTCGCGGACTTCACGCCCGCCGAGGCCGACCAGCTGCGCCGCGCGATGGGCTCCAAGCGGTCGACCGAGCGCATGGAGGCGCTGCACGCGCGCCTCATCGACGGGATGGAGGCCAACGGCGTCGCCACGGACGTCGCCGAGCAGATCTACGACAAGCTCAAGGGCTTCGCCGACTTCGGCTTCCCCGAGTCGCACGCCTACTCCTTCGCCTACCTGGTGTACGCGAGCGCCTGGCTCAAGGTGCACCATCCCGCCGCCTTCTACGCGGGGCTGCTCGCCGCGCAGCCCATGGGCTTCTACTCGCCGCAGTCCCTCGTCGCCGACGCCCGCCGCCACGGCGTGACGGTCCTGCGGCCCGACGTCCAGCTCTCCGGGGTGCAGCCCGTCCTCGAGCCGTTGCCCGACGGTGACAGCACCGCGAGGCCCCGCCGGGACCTCGCGGTGCGGCTCGGCCTCGGCGGCGTGCGCGGCGTCCGCGAGAACGTCGCCGAGCGGATCGTCGCGGCCCGCGCCGACGGTCCGTTCCACAGCCTGCGCGACCTCGCCCGCCGGGTCGATCTCACGGTCGCCCACCTCGAGGCGCTCGCGACCGCCGGCGCGCTCGACTGCTTCACCGGCGCCCGGCGCCCCGCCCTGTGGGCCGCGGCCGCCCTCGCCCAGGAAGGCCCCGACACCCTGCCCGGCGTGAGCGTCGGCGTCGAGGCACCCACGCTCCCTGGCATGGACGACGTCGAGACGTCCGTCGCGGACGTCTGGGCGACCGGCATCTCACCCGAGTCCTACCCGACGCAGTTCGTGCGCGAAGGGCTTGACGCCGCCGGCGTCCTCACCGTCGCGGAGGCGACCGTCCACGAGGCCGAGCGGCGCGTCGCCGTCGCCGGGGTCGTCACCCACCGGCAGCGCCCGGGCACCGCACGCGGCGTCACGTTCCTCTCCCTCGAGGACGAGACCGGCCTCCTCAACGTCGTGTGCAGCCCCGGGCTGTGGTCGCGGTTCCGGCAGGTCGCCCGCACGAGCGCAGCGCTCGTCGTCCGCGGCCGGCTCGAGCGGGCCGACGGCGCCACCAACCTCGTCGCCGAGCACCTCGCCCCGCTCTCGCTCCAGGTGCCGACCAGGTCCCGCGACTTCCAGTGA